CGACGCCCTTGTGGACGAGGAGGGTGGCGTCACCGCCGTCGTCCAGGATCATGTTCGGGCCGCCGGTGGGGGTGTTCGGCCAGGTCAGAGCCTGCTCCGTGCACCACCAGTACTCCTCCAGGGTCTCGCCCTTCCAGGCGAAGACCGGGACGCCCTGCGGGTTGTCGGGCGTGCCGTTCGGGCCGACGGCGATGGCCGCGGCGGCGTGGTCCTGGGTGGAGAAGATGTTGCAGGAGGCCCAGCGGACCTCGGCGCCGAGGGCGACGAGGGTCTCGATGAGGACGGCGGTCTGCACCGTCATGTGCAGGGAGCCGGTGACGCGGGCGCCCGCGAGGGGCTGCGTGGCGGCGTACTCCTTGCGGATCGACATCAGGCCGGGCATCTCGTGCTCGGCGAGGGTGATCTCCTTGCGGCCGAACTCGGCCAGGGAGAGGTCGGCGACCTTGAAGTCCTGTCGGTTGTCGACAGTCGTCATTGAGAGCTGCTCCTCGGGGTCTGGATTGGGGCGAGGTGGATACGGCTGTCTGCGCGGCGCGGGGCATACGCATGCCCGAGCGGGGCACGGACGTGCCCCGCAGCAGGGCACAGGTGTGCCTGGTGCGCGCAGCGCAGTCCGTCGGAGGCCCTCTCTCCCTCGGCCGGTCCGCGGGGGGACCGCCCGACCGCCATCAGCAGCGACGTCTGGCTCAGCCACCAAGCTACACCGGTCGCCCCGGGCCGCCCCAGTCCGGCTCCGGCCAACGGTCGTTCCGGGCAAGGTGTGCGGCTCGTCTTCGGGCGGGTGAGTTCGGTGGGTCAGTGCCGGGCGGGTCAGTGCTCGGAAGGTGTCTGGGCGGGGCCCCCGGGGGTCGCCTCGGGGTTCGGGCCCTTCGCGGCCTTCGCCTCGCTGTAGATGTCCGGTTCCAGGTAGATCACGCGGGCGATCGGGACGGCGGCGCGGATGCGGGACTCGGCGGCGTTGATCGCGGTGGCGACCTCGGCGGCCGTGTCGTCGTGCTGGACTGCGATCTTCGCGGCGACCAGGAGCTCCTCCGGGCCGAGGTGGAGCGTGCGCATGTGGATGATGCCGGTGACCGTGTGGCCGTCGACGATGGAGGCCTCGATCTTCTTGACCTCTTCGACGCCTGCGGCCTCGCCCAGCAGGAGGGACTTGGTCTCGGCGGCGAGGACCAGCGCGATCAGGATGAGCAGGATGCCGATGCAGAGCGTGCCGATGCCGTCCCAGACGCCGTCGTCCGTGAGCAGGGCGAGGCCGACGCCGCCGAGGGCGAGGGCCAGACCGATGAGCGCGCCGAAGTCCTCCAGGAGGACGACCGGCAGCTCGGGGGCCTTGGCGCGGCGGATGAACTGCGACCAGGAGTGCGCGCCCCGCAGTTCGTTGGACTCCTTGATGGCCGTACGGAAGGAGAAGCCCTCGGCGATGATCGCGAACACCAGGACGCCCACCGGCCAGTACCAGTGCTCGATCTGGTGCGGGTGCTTGATCTTCTCGTAGCCCTCGTAGACGGCGAACATGCCGCCGACCGAGAAGAGGACGATCGAGACGAGGAAGGCGTAGATGTAGCGCTCACGGCCGTAGCCGAAGGGGTGCTGGGGGGTCGCCTCGCGCTGGGCCTTCTTGCCACCGATCAGGAGCAGGGCCTGGTTGCCGGAGTCGGCGAGCGAGTGGACGCCCTCGGCGAGCATCGAGGACGAGCCGCTGAAGGCGAACGCCACGAACTTCGATGCCGCGATCGCGAGGTTGGCGCCGAGTGCCGCCACGATCGCCCTGGTGCCGCCTGAAGCGCTCATGTGCTCCTGCTGTCCCTTCGTACGCCGTCCGGGCCCCGTTCGTACGCTCGTACGCCGGTCCGGGCTTTGCCCGCCCTTTGCGGTGGGCCATTGTTGCAGCCCGGTCCGACGGCGGTACGTCTGGCCGCCACAGTCGCCTCGTCAGGCCACCACTGTCGCACGGAAGATCGTGCCGGACCCGGACACCTCCGCCTTTTCGCCCGCCGGTACGAAGACCGACGCGCCGGGGGCGAGCGTGTTGCCGTCGGCGTGTACGGAACCCGACGTGCAGAGCAGGATCTGCGGGGTGTCGCGCGTGAGGTCGTGCGGGGCGGCGCCCTCCGCGAGGGCGTACCGGGAGAGGCGGAACTCGTCGATGGGGGTCGCGTAGACCTCCTCGCCGTCGGGGGACGCCTCCGGGCGCAGGACGCCGGGGTCGCTCGCCTCGAAGCGGACGACGCGCAGGAGTTCGGGGACGTCGACGTGCTTGGGCGTCAGGCCGCAGCGCAGGACGTTGTCGCTGTTGGCCATGATTTCGACGCCGAGGCCGTTCAGATAGGCGTGCGGGACGCCGGCGCCCAGGAACAACGCCTCGCCGGGCTGGAGCTGGACGTAGTTGAGGAGCATCGCGGCGATCACGCCGGGGTCGCCCGGGTAGTGGTGGGCGAGGCCGGCATAGGGGGCGTAGGCGCCGCCGAGACGGGCGCAGGCGGCCGCGGTCTCGGTGACCGTGTGGGCCATGTCGTCGGGATCCGCGCTCAGCACCGCCGTCAGGACCTCGCGCAGCGCCGCGTCCTCCGGGTGGGCGTGCAGGAGGTCGACGTACGGCTTGAGGGAGTCGACGTCCAGGCCGGCGAGCAGTTCGGCGGTCTCGTCGGGGCTGCGGAAGCCGCACAGGCCGTCGAACTCGGTGAGGGCGCAGATCAGTTCGGGCTTGTGGTTGGCGTCCTTGTAGTTGCGGTGGGCGGCGGATATCGGGATGCCGCGGAACTCCTCGTCCTCGTACCCCTCCTTCGCCTGTTCGAGGTTGGGGTGCACCTGAAGGGAGAGGGGGGCACCGGCGGCGAGGATCTTGAGCAGGAACGGCAGGCGGGGGCCGAACTTGGCGACGGCCGCGCGACCGAGTTCCTTCTCGGGGTCCTCGCCGATGACCTCGTCGAGGGGGCCGCGCGCCGTGCGGGAGGGCGCGCCCGGGTGGGCGCCCATCCACATCTCCGCCTGGGGTTCACCGGTCGGCTCGACGCCGAGCAGCCGCGGGATGGCGGTGGTCGAGCCCCAGGCGTAGGGGCGGACGGTGTTGTCGAGGCGGTCCATGTGTGTCGTTCTCTCCGTACGTGCGCTGCGCTGGTCAAGAGTCCCGGGTCGGCCGAGGCCGACCCGGGTGCCTGGCTACAAGATCAGGCCCCTGAAGCGAGCGCCAGGTAAACGGCGGCGAAATCCGTGACGGCGATCAGTTCCGCGAGGGTCTCCAGTTCGGGGCCCTCCTCCGGTTCGAGCTCGCTGAGAGCGGTGTCGTGGCTGAGGGCGAGCTCGCGGGCGGCCGGGGCGGCGGTGAGGCCGCCGGCCGGGCGGTCGCGCAGGAGCACCACGCGCGCGTGCAGGACCTGGGCCTCTTCCACACGGTCGCGGAAGAAGTCGTCGGGGTCGGCGCCGGCGGCGAGTGCGCCCGAGAGCAGCACGCTGTGGGCGGCGAGCGCCTCGGGGAGTTCCGCGGTGAGGGCGGGGCGGCCGGCCAGTTCCGCGAGCGCGGCGGTGAAGCGGCGGCCCGCGGGGCCCGCGGAGGTGCCTTCCGTCCAGATCACCGGGAGTGCTTCGGCGAGCTCGGCGGCGAGCGTCTTGGCCGGGTTGCTGTAGGGCGCGATGGCCGGGCCGCAGCGTTCGGCGACGCGGTCGAGGCGGTCGGCGACCTTCTCCAGTGCCTCGGGCGGGGCGGAGACCAGGCCGGTGCGGTCCAGCAGCGCGAGCAAGGGGGTGAGCAGGGCCCACAGGACGCCGGGGGCGGAGGCAGCGAAGGGTTCGGTCGGCTCGTAGGGGGCGGTCGCCATCGGTACGAACAGGCCGTGCGTGCCCTGCACCTCTTCCACGATCGGGGTGCCGGCGGGGGCCACCGCTACGACGGAGCACCCGCGCCGGTACGCCTGCTCGACCAGGAGTTCGAGGCCTGGTTCGCTGCCGTCGGGGGTGGCGATCAGCAGGAGGTCCACCGGGCCCGCCCAGCCGGGCAGTTCCCAGCGGAGGGCGCCGGACGCGGGGGCGACGCCGGTGGGGGTGAGCCGGGTGATGGGGCAGCTGGCTCCGGCGAGGGTGCCGAGCAGTTCGGCGACGCCGGTGGCGGCCAGGCCTGGGCCGGCGATCAGGACGGCGCGTGGGCGGCCGTCCGGCTTCAGTTCCGCGATTCCGGCTTCCGTGGCGTGCCGGACTGCGGTACGCACACGGGCGCCCGCCTCCGCGGCGCCCCGGAGCAGCTCGCGACGGTCGGCGCGGGCGAGCGCCTCTGGGTCGTCGAGCAGCGATTCGTCGAGCATGGGTCGGCAGCCTCCCGATCGCCGGTGTGTTGCCTCTGTCGCCTGATGCGCCTGTGTGGCGCGTGTCGCCGGTGGGGTGTTTAACCGGGGCGGCGGGCCTCGTCGACGAGGAGTACGGGGATGCCGTCGCGGACGGGGTAGGCGAGGCCGCAGTCCTGTCCCGTGCAGAGCAGCTCGCTCTCCTGCTCCTTCAGCGGGGCGTGGCAGGCCGGGCAGGCGAGGATCTCCAGGAGGCCGGCTTCGAGCGGCATGGGGTGTCCTTTCGAACGGGGTGGATGCGGCCTGGTCAGCGTACCGCTGTGGGGGGTGGGGTGGCGGGGTGTGTGGGCGTGGTGATTTCGCCCCCGCCGCCCCTACCCGTCCCATCCCCAGGGGCTCCGCCCCTTCAACCCGGCCAGGGGCTCCGCCCCCGGACCCCCGCATCGCCCGAAGGGCTCGTCCTCAATCGCCGGACGGGCTGAGTGATACGGGCCGGGATGAGTGGGTGGACCGGGGGGTGGGTGGGGCATCGACCCCCAGCCTCGTCCTCACACGCCGGACAGGCTGACTGATACGGGCCCGAGTGGGAGGGCGGACCGGGGGGTGGGTGGGGCATCGACCCCCCGGTGGACCCTGGGAGTGGGTCGGGTTTCGACCCCCAGCCTCGGCCTCACACGCCGGACAGGCTGGAGGTGCAGGCCGGGGTCGGTGGGGTACGGCCTCCCACCTCCGGCCTCAGACACCCGACAGGCCGGAATTGCGGGGCGGGGTGGGTGGGATGGGCAGAGTGGGCGGGGTGCGGCCTTCGGGCCGGCTGAGGGGGTGGGCCTGGGGTGGGTGGGGTCTGGTTTTCGGCGCCCTGGCCCCGGCCTCGCGACGCTGTGCGGACCGAGGCCTTTCAGGGGCGCGGGGAACTGCGCGACCAGCCCCCACCCACCCGCAGCCGGACAACCGGCGGACGGAAACGGCACCCCGGGAGGGGGTCAGCCCCTGATGATGAGCAGGATCTCGTCCCGCAGCTTCGCCATCGTCGGCTCGTCCTTCGCCTCGGCGTTCAGGCGGAGGAGGGGTTCCGTGTTGGAGGGGCGGACGTTGAACCACGAGTCGTCCAAGGTGACGGTCAGACCGTCGAGCTCGTCGATGGTGACACCCTCGCGACCCTCGTACGCGGCCTTGATCGCGGCGAGGCGGGCCGCCTGGTCGTCGACCGTGGAGTTGATCTCGCCGGAGCCGACATAGCGGTCGTACTCGGCGACGAGCCGGGAGAGCGTGCCGTCCTGGCCGCCGAGGGCGGCGAGGACGTGCAGGGCGGCCAGCATGCCCGTGTCGGCGTTCCAGAAGTCGCGGAAGTAGTAGTGCGCGGAGTGCTCGCCGCCGAAGATCGCGCCGGAGCGGGCCATCTCGGCCTTGATGAAGGAATGGCCGACGCGGGTGCGCACCGGGGTGCCGCCGTGCTCGCGGACGACCTCGGGCACCGACCAGGAGGTGATGAGGTTGTGGATGACCGTGCCGCCGCCGTGCTTGCCGAGTTCGCGGGCGGCGACCAGGGCCGTGATCGCGGACGGGGAGACCGGGTCCCCGTTCTCGTCGACGACGAAGCAGCGGTCGGCGTCGCCGTCGAACGCGATGCCGATGTCGGCGCTCTCCTCGCGCACGCGCTGCTGGAGGTCCACGATGTTCGCCGGGTCCAGCGGGTTCGCCTCGTGGTTGGGGAACGTGCCGTCCAGTTCGAAGTACATGGGTACGAGGTCGAGGGGGAGGCCCGCGAAGACGGTCGGCACCGTGTGCCCGCCCATGCCGTTGCCCGCGTCGACCACGACCTTCAGGGGGCGGATGTCGGTCAGGTCGACGAGCGAACGGAGGTACGCCGAGTAGTCCTCCAACGTGTCACGCTGCGTGATCGTTCCCGGTGTCGCGTCGGAGGCCGGGAGGCCCGAGTCGAGCCAGGACTCGACGAGTGCACGGATCTCGGCCAGGCCGGTGTCCTGGCCGACCGGGGCGGCGCCCGCGCGGCACATCTTGATGCCGTTGTACTGGGCGGGGTTGTGCGAGGCCGTGAACATGGCGCCCGGCAGGTTGAACGCACCGGACGCGTAGTACAGCTGGTCGGTGGAGCACAGGCCGATTTCGGTCACGTCGACACCGCGTGCCGCCGCCCCGCGTGCGAAGGCACGCGACAGGCCGGGCGACGAGGGCCGCATGTCGTGTCCGATCACGATGGCGTCCGCTCCGGTCACCTGGACGAAGGCCGCCCCGAACAGCTCGGCCATCGACTCGTCCCACTGGTCCGGGACCACCCCGCGTACGTCGTACGCCTTCACGAGCTGCGACAGATCAGCAGTCACGGCCAACCTTCCAGAAGTCCACTTCGGTCGCCCCAAACTACCCGTACCGGCTGACAGCCCGCCGTGAAGGGGCCGATCGGACGCTCACCCGTCACCTGGGAGCCCCAACCGTCACCCGGGAGTAACGCACGGGGGCGGCTCCGGCCGTCACGGCAGCATCCAGTCGAGGAGGGGTCAGCTCCGGCCCAGCACGATCAGGCACATGATCAACAGCAGCCCGGCGCTCCACGGGAGCACTTCGCGCAGCAGGTCGCCCTCACGGCCCGCGAGCCCGACCGGCGCGCACGCGATGGTCGGGCTCTGCGGCGAGACCATCTCGCCGAGCACTCCGCCCGCACTGTTGGCGGCGGCGAGCGGTTCGGGAGGCAGCCGCGACTCGTGGGCCACGCTGTCCTGGAGGGCGCCGAAAAGGGCGTTCGCCGAGGTGTCGGAGCCGGACACCGCCGCGCCGAAACCAGCCCAGAACGGGTGACATGAAGGCGAGCCCCGCTCCGGCCGCCACGAAGTGGCAGATCGTGGCCGCCTGACCGGAGAGGTTCATGACGGAGGCGAGGGCCGGCACGGACGTCACGGTCAGGATCGCGAACCTCAACTCGCGTACCGTCGCCGCCCATTCGCGGAGACCTAGTTCGAGGCGGCGAACTGGGCGGCGGCGAAGGTGACTCCGCACGCCAGGGCGGGCACCCAGGCATCGCGCGACCCGCGCCGGCCGTCGACCAGTCCGACGAGCACCAGGAACACGACGAGGGCCGGCAGCGGGGTCTGACGGCCCATTGCGGAGGCGGTGGATCCGGTGGCAGGCGACTTGGACGAGGGTGACGACCGGTGTGCCCATCGCGCCGAAACCCGCGAGGGCTTCCCGTGTCTGGCCGACCGGCATGCCGTAGGCGAGCCAGGCGACCAGCGAGGTGCCCAGGAGGCCTAGGAGGCCGGCCCGGTGCGCCTCCGTGCGGACGCCGCCGAGCTGGACGAGGAGATCGCGAGGGGCAGGGGCGCGACTGGGGGGCAGCCTGTCCGGCGGATCACGTCGGAGGAAAGCAGCGGTGCCTTATCGGCACAGGCGAACGGGGCTTGGTGCGTGCAGCTGCAAGGCGGAGGAGGGCCTCGACGCGAAGAGGGCGAGCGAGTCGGCCACGGGTCCCAGCTCCTGGACGTACCCGGACGCCTCCCCGGATCAGGCCGCGCGGGGGGGTTCCGCGATGCGGAAAGCACCTTCTCACGGGTGGGAAATCGTCGTGTTCGCGACCAGCCCTCGTCGATGGGCGTGCACGACTCGGTGGAGCCGAGGGAGGAAGCTCGGGGGCGACCCTGGATACGGAGGGGGCGGACGCTCAGTTGTCCGGCGAGCGCAGCACCCGTAGGTGGCCGCGGCGTGCGACCTCCATCGGGTCCGCCGAGCGGGCGCCGCCACCGGCCTCGGCGGCGCGCTGCTGCGGCCTGGCCGCCTCGCGCACCGCGTTGGCGAGCGCTTCCAGATCGTCACCGCTGGGGCGGGAAGGAGCGGAGGCGTCGGCGAGCCGGACGACCTCCCAGCCGCGCGGCGCGGTGAGACGCTCGGAGTGCTCGGCGCACAGGTCGTAGCAGTGGGGCTCGGCGTAGGTGGCGAGCGGGCCGAGGACCGCGGTCGAGTCGGCGTAGACGTACGTCAGCGTCGCTACGGCGGGACGGCCGCAAGCGGTTCGCGAACAGCGACGTACAGGGCTCACGACGTTGGACGGTACCGCACTCTTGAGCGGGCCGCGACGACTCTCCCCCAGGTCACCCCACCGTGTCGTGCTGTGAGTCCGCCCACACAAGCCTTCGGACCACCCGCCCTGACCTGGGGCGACATCCCGCACCGAGACGCCGAACAGACCTGAA
This portion of the Streptomyces mirabilis genome encodes:
- a CDS encoding cation diffusion facilitator family transporter, with protein sequence MSASGGTRAIVAALGANLAIAASKFVAFAFSGSSSMLAEGVHSLADSGNQALLLIGGKKAQREATPQHPFGYGRERYIYAFLVSIVLFSVGGMFAVYEGYEKIKHPHQIEHWYWPVGVLVFAIIAEGFSFRTAIKESNELRGAHSWSQFIRRAKAPELPVVLLEDFGALIGLALALGGVGLALLTDDGVWDGIGTLCIGILLILIALVLAAETKSLLLGEAAGVEEVKKIEASIVDGHTVTGIIHMRTLHLGPEELLVAAKIAVQHDDTAAEVATAINAAESRIRAAVPIARVIYLEPDIYSEAKAAKGPNPEATPGGPAQTPSEH
- the manA gene encoding mannose-6-phosphate isomerase, class I, encoding MDRLDNTVRPYAWGSTTAIPRLLGVEPTGEPQAEMWMGAHPGAPSRTARGPLDEVIGEDPEKELGRAAVAKFGPRLPFLLKILAAGAPLSLQVHPNLEQAKEGYEDEEFRGIPISAAHRNYKDANHKPELICALTEFDGLCGFRSPDETAELLAGLDVDSLKPYVDLLHAHPEDAALREVLTAVLSADPDDMAHTVTETAAACARLGGAYAPYAGLAHHYPGDPGVIAAMLLNYVQLQPGEALFLGAGVPHAYLNGLGVEIMANSDNVLRCGLTPKHVDVPELLRVVRFEASDPGVLRPEASPDGEEVYATPIDEFRLSRYALAEGAAPHDLTRDTPQILLCTSGSVHADGNTLAPGASVFVPAGEKAEVSGSGTIFRATVVA
- a CDS encoding SIS domain-containing protein, whose protein sequence is MLDESLLDDPEALARADRRELLRGAAEAGARVRTAVRHATEAGIAELKPDGRPRAVLIAGPGLAATGVAELLGTLAGASCPITRLTPTGVAPASGALRWELPGWAGPVDLLLIATPDGSEPGLELLVEQAYRRGCSVVAVAPAGTPIVEEVQGTHGLFVPMATAPYEPTEPFAASAPGVLWALLTPLLALLDRTGLVSAPPEALEKVADRLDRVAERCGPAIAPYSNPAKTLAAELAEALPVIWTEGTSAGPAGRRFTAALAELAGRPALTAELPEALAAHSVLLSGALAAGADPDDFFRDRVEEAQVLHARVVLLRDRPAGGLTAAPAARELALSHDTALSELEPEEGPELETLAELIAVTDFAAVYLALASGA
- a CDS encoding Trm112 family protein — translated: MPLEAGLLEILACPACHAPLKEQESELLCTGQDCGLAYPVRDGIPVLLVDEARRPG
- a CDS encoding phosphomannomutase/phosphoglucomutase; translated protein: MTADLSQLVKAYDVRGVVPDQWDESMAELFGAAFVQVTGADAIVIGHDMRPSSPGLSRAFARGAAARGVDVTEIGLCSTDQLYYASGAFNLPGAMFTASHNPAQYNGIKMCRAGAAPVGQDTGLAEIRALVESWLDSGLPASDATPGTITQRDTLEDYSAYLRSLVDLTDIRPLKVVVDAGNGMGGHTVPTVFAGLPLDLVPMYFELDGTFPNHEANPLDPANIVDLQQRVREESADIGIAFDGDADRCFVVDENGDPVSPSAITALVAARELGKHGGGTVIHNLITSWSVPEVVREHGGTPVRTRVGHSFIKAEMARSGAIFGGEHSAHYYFRDFWNADTGMLAALHVLAALGGQDGTLSRLVAEYDRYVGSGEINSTVDDQAARLAAIKAAYEGREGVTIDELDGLTVTLDDSWFNVRPSNTEPLLRLNAEAKDEPTMAKLRDEILLIIRG
- a CDS encoding DUF3499 domain-containing protein, encoding MSPVRRCSRTACGRPAVATLTYVYADSTAVLGPLATYAEPHCYDLCAEHSERLTAPRGWEVVRLADASAPSRPSGDDLEALANAVREAARPQQRAAEAGGGARSADPMEVARRGHLRVLRSPDN